One part of the Rutidosis leptorrhynchoides isolate AG116_Rl617_1_P2 chromosome 1, CSIRO_AGI_Rlap_v1, whole genome shotgun sequence genome encodes these proteins:
- the LOC139894671 gene encoding receptor-like serine/threonine-protein kinase At1g78530 codes for MGNARFLGLYITISVLAFVIGKITISILCYRRWKRKHLVIQDSFSGGKLVLFRSTKIKPLKSNTFLKKTMKLTSKDRIGSGGYGTVYRLMIDESTFFAVKKLNKESTEHDRGFERELEAMGDIKHRNVVTLFGYYSAHSFNLLIYELMPNGSLDTLLHGRATDMVLDWDARYKIAVGAARGISYLHHDCIPHIIHRDIKSSNILLDENMEARVSDFGLATLMGQDKTHVSTLVAGTFGYLAPEYFDTGRATTKGDVYSFGVVLLELLTGRKPTDEAFIEEGTRLVTWVKAVVQEKKEEYFLDNRLKCYSIDEINHVFIIALMCLESEPSKRPNMSEVVKMLEKIRADQNV; via the exons ATGGGTAATGCTCGGTTTCTTGGATTATACATCACAATAAGTGTACTAGCTTTTGTCATCGGAAAGATTACGATATCAATTCTTTGCTATCGTCGATGGAAAAGAAAGCACTTGGTGATTCAAGATAGCTTTTCTG GTGGGAAACTGGTGTTGTTCAGATCAACAAAAATAAAGCCCCTAAAGTCGAATACTTTCTTGAAGAAGACCATGAAACTGACCAGCAAAGATAGAATTGGTTCTGGAGGTTATGGCACAGTTTATAGACTGATGATAGACGAATCGACTTTTTTTGCTGTCAAGAAGCTAAACAAAGAAAGCACAGAGCATGATCGAGGTTTCGAGAGAGAGTTAGAAGCAATGGGAGATATAAAGCATCGGAATGTAGTTACCCTTTTTGGTTATTACAGCGCGCATAGTTTTAATCTGCTGATCTATGAGTTAATGCCTAATGGAAGTTTGGACACACTATTACATG GAAGAGCGACGGACATGGTCCTAGACTGGGATGCAAGATACAAAATAGCAGTAGGTGCTGCAAGAGGAATATCGTATCTTCATCATGATTGTATCCCTCATATAATCCATAGAGATATCAAATCAAGTAACATTTTGTTAGACGAAAACATGGAGGCTCGAGTTTCTGATTTTGGGTTAGCCACTCTGATGGGGCAAGATAAGACTCACGTGTCCACATTAGTAGCCGGGACTTTCGGATACTTAGCCCCTG AGTATTTTGACACGGGAAGAGCAACAACGAAAGGAGATGTGTATAGTTTTGGAGTCGTTTTACTTGAGCTTTTAACCGGAAGAAAACCTACAGATGAAGCGTTTATTGAGGAGGGAACGAGGCTTGTGACGTGG GTGAAAGCAGTTGTTCAAGAAAAGAAGGAAGAATACTTTCTTGATAACAGATTAAAGTGTTATTCAATAGACGAAATTAACCATGTATTTATCATAGCACTAATGTGCCTAGAATCAGAACCATCCAAAAGACCAAATATGTCAGAAGTTGTAAAGATGCTAGAGAAGATAAGAGCAGACCAAAATGTATGA